The proteins below are encoded in one region of Sulfolobus sp. A20:
- a CDS encoding ABC transporter permease, translating to MGFGTYAVRRAVDRLLLLIALVILNWFLLEGLPEALGIDPALWFLPIGQIGRSSQFQHSLLVALTNLYGFNKPIYVQFAHYFYLLFTLKFYDFQHHEYVVGEIMRALPYTIVLTVPPLIFQTILAILLGSYAAIKRNKLVDHIISNYLVLQYNIPGFFILVILWVLLAIYVKVIPISDVSVINWSSPITILKAYWLPWVVITFIFGFPVRGILMRNTMIDVLDSDFVKYARLVGYKEKIVRGIARRNSLIPVITRTAIDVAFILSGIFFVEYIFGIPGMGYLLTYAALELNLPLLEGSFFILTAYALAILYVNDLIYPLVDPRIKLR from the coding sequence ATGGGATTTGGGACCTATGCTGTGAGGAGAGCTGTGGATAGACTATTATTACTTATCGCCTTAGTAATTTTAAACTGGTTTCTATTAGAGGGTCTTCCTGAGGCGTTAGGGATAGATCCAGCCCTATGGTTTTTACCCATAGGTCAAATAGGTAGATCTTCACAGTTTCAACATAGCCTATTAGTTGCTCTAACAAATCTTTATGGATTTAACAAACCGATTTACGTTCAATTTGCACATTACTTTTATCTTCTTTTTACCCTAAAGTTTTACGACTTCCAACATCATGAGTATGTTGTTGGTGAAATTATGAGAGCTTTACCCTACACTATAGTTCTTACTGTACCTCCTTTAATATTTCAAACCATATTGGCTATTCTTTTAGGTTCATATGCAGCTATAAAGAGAAATAAATTGGTTGATCACATAATTTCCAATTATTTAGTACTTCAATATAATATTCCAGGGTTTTTCATCTTGGTAATACTTTGGGTATTATTAGCAATTTATGTCAAAGTAATACCTATATCTGATGTGTCCGTAATAAACTGGTCTAGTCCAATAACTATCTTAAAAGCATACTGGTTACCGTGGGTAGTTATTACCTTTATATTTGGCTTCCCTGTTAGGGGTATTCTTATGAGGAACACAATGATAGACGTACTTGATTCTGATTTCGTTAAGTATGCCAGATTAGTAGGTTATAAGGAAAAGATTGTTAGAGGGATAGCACGTAGAAATTCTCTTATACCAGTTATTACCAGAACTGCAATCGATGTTGCATTTATATTATCCGGAATATTCTTCGTAGAATACATTTTTGGTATACCAGGTATGGGATATCTCTTAACTTATGCTGCATTGGAACTTAACTTACCTTTACTTGAGGGATCTTTCTTCATATTAACAGCCTACGCTTTAGCTATCCTTTACGTTAACGATTTAATATATCCCCTTGTAGATCCTAGAATAAAGTTGAGGTGA
- a CDS encoding ABC transporter substrate-binding protein yields the protein MQKGIILTALLMFFMLGLSSVIVSSGYAVISNFNVPVLPAAEYRNLTPYVAVLNEVWDYTSNTALYEALVAGQVQMAGIVHESQILQAEHDPNLYLYDQPVYGFGPIIQFNFNRYPMNNTYFRWAIFSLVNYQLVQQQVFDNGLLGTAMPWYVDPSLYAYFFNPNATIFYQTHESFNLTRARIYLQDAGLVYSSSLGTWTYPNGTPVTITWIIPANSPPALKLAEIVTQAAKEIGLNIQYQVVPFTPTLIQDLLTENYDLITFGWSVNAIAPDWLYFIDGPLAPSTSDDAFVNATINQLLTQAYVLSSNLNQSEYYTKQAVYYLQAAVPEIVAGWANDVIGAYLPGYANYVPTVGGGISLIDVHVSNSTHGKFNWGLAPESAAPTTYDVYTAETVCEFDGLGEVYDTPLTSPPFNALQLLPWIVSNWTVISHLNETIPGTNIKIVNGQEIILNLVHNDTFQNGFPLNALAINFTMWYFDMGGYASNPFNPSQDTVYIGTYYGKPVILNYTAEAMFPSFEWFGTLPNLVYSYVPSNNPYTIYIYFNDSSYWNIYSLSGIYIVPPSIFENIPPQYLGADVYSVSTNGQVIGSGPYYLYAWNKSVGSTFIRNDGYFKLDPLANFIANITYGSTSTYTFTFNITQVYAAPAYINGKPTVSLPLVPITNATGNAWIWIYGSTTPMMSVPITHVMGNEYEVSIPVNQLKPGFTYVLFVNATYTEPLVLNMSANSIGSGVRIVDVPHVYYAYYTFNILSPVTPVTTTTTTTTTTTTTTTTTVVSTISPVASYTPPSPPAVSTVVITTSTAVYGSLGVGIVVVIIALIVALVFRRK from the coding sequence ATGCAAAAGGGTATAATTTTAACTGCTTTGTTAATGTTTTTTATGCTAGGATTATCATCAGTAATAGTAAGCAGCGGATATGCAGTGATAAGCAATTTTAATGTACCAGTTCTTCCTGCCGCAGAATATAGAAACTTAACTCCTTATGTTGCAGTATTAAATGAGGTATGGGACTACACTTCGAACACTGCACTTTATGAAGCACTAGTAGCTGGTCAAGTTCAAATGGCTGGTATTGTTCATGAGAGTCAAATACTTCAAGCCGAACATGATCCTAACTTATATCTATATGATCAACCAGTCTACGGTTTTGGTCCAATAATTCAGTTCAACTTCAATAGATACCCTATGAACAACACTTATTTTAGATGGGCTATTTTTAGCTTAGTTAACTACCAGTTAGTGCAACAGCAGGTTTTCGATAATGGGCTATTAGGCACAGCCATGCCTTGGTATGTTGATCCTTCACTATATGCTTACTTCTTCAATCCTAACGCAACCATATTCTATCAGACTCATGAGAGTTTTAATTTAACTAGGGCTAGAATTTATCTACAAGATGCTGGTTTAGTTTATAGTTCTTCCTTAGGAACGTGGACTTATCCGAATGGAACACCAGTAACTATAACTTGGATAATACCAGCAAACTCTCCACCTGCACTTAAATTAGCAGAAATAGTCACGCAAGCTGCAAAAGAGATTGGATTAAATATACAATACCAAGTTGTTCCTTTCACGCCTACTTTGATACAAGATTTATTAACGGAAAATTATGATCTCATAACGTTTGGTTGGAGTGTAAACGCTATAGCCCCTGATTGGTTATATTTCATTGATGGTCCATTAGCTCCAAGTACTAGTGATGATGCTTTCGTTAACGCCACTATTAATCAGCTTTTAACTCAAGCTTATGTTTTATCATCAAATCTTAACCAAAGTGAATATTATACTAAACAAGCTGTTTATTACTTACAAGCTGCGGTACCCGAGATAGTAGCAGGTTGGGCTAACGATGTTATTGGAGCTTATTTACCAGGCTATGCCAATTATGTTCCTACGGTAGGTGGAGGAATTTCATTAATAGATGTTCATGTATCTAACTCAACTCATGGTAAGTTTAACTGGGGATTAGCTCCAGAGAGTGCTGCTCCAACTACATATGACGTTTATACCGCAGAGACGGTGTGTGAGTTTGACGGATTAGGAGAAGTTTATGATACACCATTAACAAGCCCTCCATTTAATGCTTTACAACTATTGCCATGGATTGTTTCAAACTGGACTGTCATTAGCCACTTAAACGAAACAATTCCGGGTACTAATATAAAAATAGTTAATGGTCAAGAAATTATACTGAACTTAGTTCACAATGATACTTTCCAGAATGGATTTCCATTAAATGCTTTAGCCATAAACTTTACTATGTGGTATTTCGATATGGGTGGATATGCTTCTAATCCATTCAATCCGTCACAAGATACAGTATATATAGGTACATATTATGGAAAGCCAGTTATACTTAACTATACAGCTGAGGCAATGTTCCCATCATTTGAGTGGTTTGGTACTCTGCCAAATCTAGTTTATTCCTATGTTCCCTCAAATAATCCTTATACAATATACATATACTTTAATGATAGTAGTTATTGGAATATTTACAGCCTATCTGGAATATATATAGTTCCTCCCTCGATATTCGAAAATATACCTCCACAGTACTTGGGAGCTGACGTATATTCCGTTTCAACCAACGGTCAAGTTATAGGATCTGGTCCTTACTACTTATATGCTTGGAACAAGAGTGTGGGCTCTACCTTTATAAGAAACGACGGTTATTTCAAGCTAGATCCATTAGCTAATTTCATCGCTAATATAACTTATGGGAGTACATCAACGTATACTTTCACGTTTAATATAACTCAAGTATATGCTGCCCCAGCGTATATAAACGGTAAACCTACAGTAAGTCTACCTTTAGTTCCAATAACAAACGCTACAGGTAATGCTTGGATATGGATATATGGTAGTACAACTCCAATGATGAGTGTTCCAATAACTCATGTTATGGGTAACGAATATGAGGTATCAATACCCGTTAATCAATTAAAACCTGGTTTTACTTATGTGTTGTTTGTTAACGCTACTTATACGGAACCTTTAGTACTCAACATGAGTGCTAACAGTATTGGATCTGGAGTTAGGATTGTGGATGTTCCTCATGTTTACTATGCATATTACACATTTAACATACTATCTCCAGTAACTCCAGTGACTACTACGACTACAACTACTACGACTACAACTACTACGACTACAACGACTGTGGTGTCAACTATTTCTCCAGTAGCGAGCTACACTCCACCATCTCCACCGGCAGTTAGCACGGTAGTCATAACCACCTCCACTGCAGTGTATGGATCACTTGGAGTTGGGATAGTTGTAGTTATAATAGCACTAATAGTAGCCTTAGTGTTTAGAAGAAAATAA